Proteins from a single region of Diaphorobacter limosus:
- the coxB gene encoding cytochrome c oxidase subunit II: MTSISNKLASPLLVALASWGTLAHAVQDLPGGPAVNQLNLHPPVTKIAEAQHELHWMLMIICTVIFIGVFGVMFYSIWHHRKSRGAKAANFHESTAVEITWTVIPFLIVIAMAAPATKVIVAQKDTTNAELTIKVTGYQWKWGYDYLTGEGEGIGFLSTLDSSQRALSSAGTPQGDNYLLKVDNPLVVPVNKKVRIITTANDVIHSWMVPSFGVKQDAIPGFVRDTWFRAEQVGDYYGQCVELCGKEHAYMPIHVKVLPQVEYTAWVADQQNKAAARRDDPNKVWALADLQARGAKVYAANCAACHQANGKGAGPIKALDGSAIVKNANHAPQIQVVLKGAGNGAMPSWAALSDTDLAAVVTYTKNAWSNKTGQLVQPAEIVALRAK; encoded by the coding sequence ATGACAAGCATTTCCAACAAGCTGGCCTCCCCGTTGCTGGTAGCGCTCGCCTCCTGGGGCACGCTGGCCCATGCCGTGCAAGACCTGCCCGGCGGCCCGGCGGTAAACCAGCTGAACCTGCACCCACCCGTGACAAAGATCGCCGAGGCGCAGCATGAGCTGCACTGGATGCTGATGATCATCTGCACGGTCATCTTCATCGGCGTCTTCGGCGTCATGTTCTATTCGATCTGGCACCACCGCAAATCACGTGGTGCCAAGGCGGCGAATTTCCATGAATCCACCGCTGTCGAAATCACCTGGACGGTGATTCCCTTCCTGATCGTGATCGCCATGGCCGCGCCCGCCACCAAGGTCATCGTGGCGCAGAAGGACACGACCAACGCCGAGCTGACGATCAAGGTCACCGGCTACCAATGGAAATGGGGTTACGACTACCTGACTGGCGAGGGCGAGGGCATAGGCTTTCTCTCCACCCTGGATTCATCGCAGCGCGCCCTGTCCAGCGCCGGCACACCCCAGGGCGACAACTATCTGCTCAAGGTGGACAACCCGCTGGTGGTCCCGGTGAACAAGAAGGTGCGCATCATCACCACCGCCAACGACGTGATCCATTCGTGGATGGTGCCCTCCTTTGGGGTCAAGCAGGATGCCATCCCCGGTTTTGTGCGCGACACCTGGTTTCGCGCCGAGCAGGTGGGCGACTATTACGGCCAGTGCGTGGAGCTGTGCGGCAAGGAGCACGCCTACATGCCGATCCACGTGAAGGTGCTGCCGCAGGTGGAGTACACGGCCTGGGTGGCGGATCAGCAAAACAAGGCCGCCGCCAGGCGCGATGATCCGAACAAGGTCTGGGCGCTGGCAGATCTGCAGGCGCGGGGCGCCAAGGTCTATGCCGCCAACTGCGCGGCCTGCCACCAGGCCAACGGCAAGGGGGCCGGGCCCATCAAGGCGCTCGATGGCTCGGCCATCGTCAAGAACGCCAACCATGCGCCGCAGATTCAGGTTGTGCTCAAGGGCGCCGGCAATGGTGCCATGCCCTCCTGGGCCGCCTTGAGCGATACCGACCTGGCGGCCGTGGTCACCTATACCAAGAACGCCTGGTCGAACAAGACCGGCCAGCTGGTGCAGCCCGCCGAGATCGTGGCCCTGCGCGCCAAGTGA
- a CDS encoding biotin synthase encodes MSEQRPPTIDPVAAARWHAMVSDESPWLHEEVARRMQDRLQWMVNAPTAWCDWDPLRGGMQGHALVSERFAQAACQIHETSSPQGEALARERLARRWWSPARWIANAPRFGQPEAASVQMLWSNMALHMTADPQALVTQWHRALAVDGYLMFSCLGPDTLRELRALYAELDWPAPGHALTDMHDWGDMLVHAGFAEPIMDMERITLTFATPQRLLQELRGLGRNLHPQRFAALRGRNWRARLEQALAQRLADAGADGQLALTFEIIYGHAFKPAPRVRLEGSSAVSLQDMRAMLHAGRSATR; translated from the coding sequence ATGTCAGAACAACGTCCGCCCACCATAGACCCGGTTGCCGCCGCGCGCTGGCATGCCATGGTCTCTGACGAATCGCCATGGCTGCACGAGGAGGTGGCGCGGCGCATGCAGGACAGGCTGCAGTGGATGGTGAATGCGCCCACCGCCTGGTGCGACTGGGATCCGTTGCGCGGTGGCATGCAGGGCCATGCGCTGGTGAGCGAGCGCTTTGCACAGGCCGCGTGCCAGATCCACGAAACCTCTTCGCCCCAGGGTGAGGCGCTGGCGCGCGAACGCCTTGCCAGGCGCTGGTGGAGCCCGGCGCGCTGGATCGCCAACGCGCCGCGCTTTGGCCAGCCCGAAGCCGCCAGCGTGCAGATGTTGTGGTCCAACATGGCGCTGCACATGACCGCGGATCCGCAGGCCCTGGTGACGCAATGGCACCGGGCGCTGGCGGTGGACGGCTACCTGATGTTCTCCTGCCTGGGGCCGGACACGCTGCGCGAGCTGCGCGCCCTGTATGCCGAGCTGGACTGGCCCGCGCCCGGCCATGCGCTGACCGACATGCACGACTGGGGCGACATGCTGGTGCATGCCGGCTTTGCCGAGCCCATCATGGACATGGAGCGCATCACCTTGACCTTTGCCACGCCCCAGCGCCTGCTGCAGGAGCTGCGCGGCCTGGGGCGCAACCTGCACCCGCAGCGCTTTGCGGCGTTGCGTGGGCGCAACTGGCGTGCGCGGCTGGAGCAGGCCCTGGCGCAGCGCCTGGCCGACGCAGGCGCGGACGGGCAGCTGGCCCTGACCTTTGAGATCATCTACGGCCACGCCTTCAAACCCGCGCCCCGTGTGCGCTTGGAGGGCAGCAGCGCCGTGTCGTTGCAGGACATGCGCGCCATGCTGCACGCGGGCCGTTCAGCCACGCGCTGA
- a CDS encoding ComF family protein produces the protein MLDTRPAGIWRRGLATLAALGARLPSQCAVCHAWPAQRLCAACCARFAPRLARCATCACVVHGGVAQCGQCLLHPPPLDACLAAVDYGYPWSQLLAQFKFQDDPGWATALAALIRQTPGAQELLEQADWVLPVPLAPGRLRHRGYNQALLLARRLAGAHVRPDLLLRTREAEAQAQLTRAQRLRNLRGAFVLEPLRAQQLAGRRVLLVDDVMTTGATLHAAAAPLREAGVAHVGALVLARTP, from the coding sequence ATGCTTGACACGCGCCCCGCAGGGATATGGCGCCGGGGCCTGGCGACCCTGGCGGCCCTCGGCGCCCGGCTGCCCAGCCAATGCGCCGTCTGCCATGCCTGGCCGGCGCAACGCCTGTGCGCGGCCTGCTGCGCGCGCTTTGCGCCGCGGCTGGCGCGCTGCGCCACCTGCGCCTGCGTGGTGCATGGCGGCGTGGCGCAATGCGGGCAGTGCCTGCTGCACCCGCCGCCGCTGGACGCCTGCCTGGCCGCCGTGGACTACGGCTACCCGTGGTCACAGTTGCTGGCGCAATTCAAATTCCAGGACGATCCGGGCTGGGCCACGGCACTCGCCGCGCTGATTCGCCAGACGCCGGGTGCGCAAGAGCTGCTGGAGCAGGCCGATTGGGTGCTGCCCGTGCCGCTGGCGCCCGGGCGGCTGCGTCATCGCGGCTACAACCAGGCGCTGCTGCTGGCACGCCGGCTGGCCGGCGCGCATGTGCGGCCCGACCTGCTGCTGCGCACGCGCGAGGCCGAGGCACAAGCGCAGCTCACGCGCGCGCAGCGCCTGCGCAACCTGCGCGGTGCCTTTGTGCTCGAGCCGCTGCGCGCGCAGCAGCTGGCCGGTCGCCGCGTGCTGCTGGTGGACGACGTGATGACCACCGGAGCCACGCTGCACGCCGCCGCCGCGCCCCTGCGCGAGGCTGGCGTGGCGCATGTCGGCGCCCTGGTGCTGGCGCGCACGCCGTGA
- a CDS encoding tRNA (cytidine(34)-2'-O)-methyltransferase: protein MFHIVLVEPEIPPNTGNVIRLAANTGCTLHLVEPLGFSMEDRLMRRAGLDYHEYAKLRLHKGWTALLREMQPDPARMFALTTHGTRLVHDTGFLPGDWFLFGAESRGLPPELRESFAPAQRLRLPMLAGQRSLNLSNAVAVTVFEAWRQNSFLAPQA from the coding sequence ATGTTTCACATCGTCCTCGTCGAGCCCGAAATCCCGCCCAACACGGGCAACGTGATCCGCCTGGCGGCCAATACCGGCTGCACGCTGCACCTGGTGGAGCCGCTGGGGTTTTCGATGGAAGATCGGCTCATGCGCCGCGCCGGCCTGGACTATCACGAATACGCCAAGCTGCGCCTGCACAAGGGCTGGACGGCGCTGCTGCGCGAGATGCAGCCCGACCCGGCGCGCATGTTCGCCCTGACCACCCATGGCACGCGCCTGGTGCACGACACGGGCTTTCTGCCCGGCGACTGGTTCTTGTTTGGCGCCGAATCGCGCGGCCTGCCGCCCGAGTTGCGCGAGAGCTTTGCGCCCGCGCAACGCCTGCGCCTGCCCATGCTGGCCGGGCAGCGCAGCCTGAATCTGTCCAACGCAGTGGCGGTGACGGTGTTCGAGGCCTGGCGGCAGAACAGCTTTCTAGCGCCGCAGGCTTAA
- a CDS encoding ParA family protein: protein MPVIAVASPKGGVGKSTLSTNIAGYFASRGHTVVLGDADRQQSARLWLQQRPATARPIGAWEVDADWISAPPKQATHAVLDTPAGLGGWRLKDALKLADRIIVPLQPSLFDIYATGQYLDELAAQRPGGLERVAIVGMRVDPRTIVAEKLRNFVDSLGLPVLGYLRNTQNYVQLAAQGQSVFDVAGTRVARDVEQWQGICDWLDAV, encoded by the coding sequence ATGCCAGTCATTGCTGTAGCCAGTCCCAAGGGAGGCGTGGGCAAGTCCACGCTGTCCACCAACATCGCGGGTTACTTTGCCAGCCGCGGCCATACGGTGGTGCTGGGCGATGCCGATCGCCAGCAGTCCGCGCGCCTGTGGCTGCAGCAGCGCCCGGCCACGGCTCGGCCCATTGGGGCCTGGGAGGTGGATGCCGACTGGATCAGCGCTCCGCCGAAGCAGGCCACCCATGCCGTGTTGGACACGCCGGCCGGCCTGGGCGGCTGGCGCCTGAAGGACGCGCTGAAGCTGGCCGACCGCATTATCGTGCCGCTGCAGCCCAGCCTGTTCGACATCTACGCCACCGGCCAGTACCTGGACGAGCTGGCGGCCCAGCGCCCCGGCGGGCTGGAGCGCGTGGCCATCGTCGGCATGCGCGTCGATCCGCGCACCATCGTCGCCGAAAAGCTGCGCAACTTTGTGGACAGCCTGGGCCTGCCGGTGCTGGGCTATCTGCGTAACACGCAAAACTATGTGCAGCTGGCGGCCCAGGGGCAGTCGGTGTTCGACGTGGCCGGCACGCGCGTGGCGCGCGATGTCGAGCAGTGGCAGGGCATTTGCGACTGGCTGGACGCTGTTTGA
- a CDS encoding LysE family transporter, whose protein sequence is MDWHTWMAFFAASWVIAISPGSGAVLSMSHGLSYGVRKTGATILGLELGLLFILIVAGAGVGSLLIASELAFTVVKVLGACYLIYLGFSQWRAGSAGTLGGDLLAAPASWRRRVLTGALTNATNPKGILFMVAVLPQFMSEARPLWSQLLVMALTLVSVDLIVMNGYAASASVLRRWMQNASAMRAQNRVFGGLLMLVGAGLFFVKRGTQHQ, encoded by the coding sequence ATGGACTGGCACACCTGGATGGCTTTTTTTGCGGCGTCGTGGGTGATCGCCATTTCGCCGGGCTCGGGTGCCGTGCTGTCCATGAGCCATGGTCTGTCTTACGGCGTGCGCAAGACGGGCGCCACCATCCTGGGGCTGGAGCTGGGCCTGCTGTTCATCCTCATCGTCGCGGGCGCCGGGGTGGGTTCGCTGTTGATTGCCTCCGAGCTGGCCTTCACCGTGGTCAAGGTGCTGGGCGCCTGCTACCTCATCTACCTGGGTTTCAGCCAGTGGCGCGCGGGCTCGGCCGGTACGCTGGGCGGCGACCTGCTGGCCGCGCCGGCCAGCTGGCGCCGGCGTGTGCTGACCGGTGCGCTGACCAATGCCACCAACCCCAAGGGCATTTTGTTCATGGTGGCGGTGCTGCCGCAGTTCATGAGTGAAGCGCGCCCGCTCTGGAGCCAGCTGCTAGTGATGGCCCTGACCCTGGTGTCGGTGGATCTGATCGTGATGAACGGCTATGCCGCCAGCGCCAGCGTGCTGCGCCGCTGGATGCAGAACGCCAGCGCCATGCGTGCGCAAAACCGCGTGTTTGGCGGCCTGTTGATGCTGGTGGGCGCCGGGCTGTTCTTCGTCAAGCGTGGTACGCAGCACCAGTAA